A window from Erythrobacter sp. YJ-T3-07 encodes these proteins:
- the plsY gene encoding glycerol-3-phosphate 1-O-acyltransferase PlsY produces MDVLLAAALGYLLGSIPFGYLLTRAAGLGDVRAQGSGNIGATNVLRTGSKKLAAATLLLDLAKGLAPVLIVRTLFDQPDAMPAAALGPVPAAALFAVLGHCFPVWLKFKGGKGVATNAGVCFGLAWPLGLTYALVWIGVLATLRISSLAGMSAVVCAAIAAALLGYTPFVPVLVLIALLVIWLHRTNIARLAKGEEPKVGAKK; encoded by the coding sequence ATGGACGTTTTGCTCGCTGCCGCGCTCGGTTACCTCCTCGGTTCGATTCCCTTCGGCTACCTGCTCACCCGCGCGGCGGGGCTGGGCGATGTCCGCGCGCAGGGTAGCGGCAATATCGGCGCCACGAATGTTCTGCGCACCGGCAGCAAGAAGCTGGCGGCGGCGACGCTGCTGCTCGATCTGGCGAAGGGCCTCGCCCCGGTGCTGATCGTCCGCACGCTGTTCGACCAGCCCGATGCGATGCCCGCCGCAGCCCTCGGGCCCGTGCCCGCCGCCGCGCTGTTTGCGGTGCTCGGCCACTGCTTCCCGGTCTGGCTCAAGTTCAAGGGCGGCAAGGGCGTGGCAACCAATGCGGGCGTGTGCTTCGGCCTCGCCTGGCCGCTGGGGCTGACCTACGCGCTGGTCTGGATTGGCGTGCTCGCGACCTTGCGGATCAGTTCGCTCGCCGGGATGAGCGCGGTGGTCTGCGCCGCGATCGCCGCTGCGCTGCTGGGATACACTCCGTTTGTGCCGGTGCTGGTGCTGATCGCGCTGCTGGTGATCTGGCTCCACCGCACCAACATCGCGCGGCTTGCCAAGGGTGAGGAACCCAAGGTCGGCGCGAAAAAATGA
- the murI gene encoding glutamate racemase: MNPAAPILIFDSGVGGLTILAEVRKTLPQAPVIYAADFAGLPYGTKSEAEVAARVCGLLGRMAERYQPRLICIACNTASTIALSMVRDVLEVPIVGTVPAIKPAALATQTGVIGLLGTGATVRQPYVDRLEAEFAADKHLIRHPADALVPLAEAKMRGETLAEGAVAQAVAGLRDAPQAQDLDTLVLACTHFPLLADELRAVFGKHVQLVDGAQGIARRIASLTQGQDFAREGSDFAVATGSAKSLLALTPMLERHGLMHATQF; this comes from the coding sequence ATGAACCCCGCCGCCCCCATCCTGATCTTCGATTCCGGCGTCGGCGGGCTGACGATCCTCGCCGAGGTACGCAAAACGCTGCCGCAGGCGCCGGTGATCTACGCCGCCGATTTCGCCGGCCTGCCCTACGGCACCAAGAGCGAGGCCGAGGTCGCCGCGCGCGTGTGCGGCCTGCTCGGCCGGATGGCGGAGCGCTATCAGCCGCGCCTGATCTGCATCGCGTGCAACACCGCCAGCACCATCGCGCTGTCGATGGTGCGCGACGTGCTGGAGGTGCCGATCGTCGGCACCGTCCCCGCGATCAAGCCCGCCGCGCTGGCGACGCAAACCGGCGTGATCGGCCTGCTCGGCACAGGGGCGACCGTACGCCAGCCCTATGTCGACCGGCTGGAGGCGGAGTTCGCCGCCGACAAGCACCTGATCCGCCACCCCGCCGATGCGCTCGTGCCGCTGGCCGAAGCGAAGATGCGCGGCGAGACGCTGGCCGAAGGTGCGGTGGCGCAAGCAGTCGCTGGCCTGCGTGATGCCCCGCAGGCGCAAGACCTCGACACGCTGGTGCTCGCCTGCACGCATTTCCCGCTGCTGGCGGACGAGTTGCGCGCGGTGTTCGGCAAGCACGTGCAGCTGGTCGACGGCGCACAGGGGATCGCCCGGCGGATCGCCTCGCTGACGCAGGGGCAGGATTTCGCCCGCGAGGGCAGCGATTTCGCGGTGGCAACCGGCAGTGCCAAGAGCCTCTTGGCGCTCACCCCGATGCTCGAACGCCACGGACTGATGCACGCAACGCAATTCTGA
- a CDS encoding helix-turn-helix transcriptional regulator, with protein sequence MTAHQLSSDAAAVARLTDKERECLRLWLGHATAKEIAIRLGVTHHAVEKRLKSARHKLDVTSSLEAARIVARSEGYGGTISGPPELSDGGRRAQIEGLGARIRSAAPRFNRHRLFLAAGVPIMSMIFVLALALTGQPGSDARALSASDKARTEVGVEEARIAREDSATVAADAASAAEDEQTALADSLSAATVEKRQLARAKRVSADVGREGYDFVGKWRLDDESDEPLAADPQ encoded by the coding sequence ATGACTGCCCACCAGCTCTCCTCCGACGCCGCCGCCGTGGCGCGGCTGACCGACAAGGAACGCGAATGCCTGCGCCTCTGGCTGGGTCACGCCACCGCGAAGGAAATCGCGATCCGGCTCGGCGTCACCCATCACGCGGTGGAAAAGCGCCTCAAGTCGGCGCGGCACAAGCTCGACGTCACCAGTTCGCTCGAGGCGGCGCGGATTGTCGCCCGCTCGGAAGGGTACGGGGGGACAATATCCGGTCCGCCGGAGCTATCGGACGGCGGGCGTCGAGCTCAGATCGAGGGCCTTGGTGCCCGTATCCGGTCGGCAGCCCCGCGATTCAACCGGCACCGCCTTTTCCTGGCTGCCGGAGTACCGATCATGTCGATGATTTTCGTTCTGGCCCTAGCGCTCACCGGCCAACCCGGATCGGACGCGCGGGCTCTGTCCGCCAGCGACAAGGCGCGCACCGAGGTGGGCGTCGAAGAGGCAAGGATTGCCCGTGAAGATTCCGCAACGGTGGCTGCAGATGCCGCATCGGCGGCTGAAGACGAGCAGACGGCGCTCGCCGATTCGCTAAGCGCTGCGACGGTGGAAAAGCGCCAGCTCGCCCGCGCAAAGCGGGTCTCTGCCGATGTCGGCCGGGAGGGCTACGACTTTGTCGGCAAGTGGAGGCTGGATGACGAGTCGGATGAGCCGCTGGCCGCCGATCCGCAATAG